In the Sus scrofa isolate TJ Tabasco breed Duroc chromosome 7, Sscrofa11.1, whole genome shotgun sequence genome, one interval contains:
- the BAG2 gene encoding BAG family molecular chaperone regulator 2 isoform X2: MVPRVEALREAATAVEQEKEVLLEMIHSIQNSQDMRQISEGEREELNLTANRLMGRTLTVEVSVETIRNPQQQESLKQATRIIDEVVSKFLDDLGNAKSHLMSLYSACSSEVPAGPVDQKFQSIVIGCALEDQKKIKRRLETLLRNIENSDKAIKLLEHSKGASKTLQQNTESRFN, from the exons GGTGGAAGCTCTGCGAGAAGCGGCCACTGCCGTGGAGCAGGAGAAGGAGGTGCTGCTGGAGATGATCCACAGCATCCAGAACAGCCAGGACATGCGGCAGATCAGCGAAG GGGAAAGGGAAGAACTAAACCTGACTGCAAACCGTCTGATGGGACGAACACTGACCGTTGAAGTTTCGGTGGAAACAATTAGGAACCCCCAGCAGCAGGAGTCCCTCAAGCAAGCCACCAGGATCATCGACGAAGTGGTGAGCAAGTTTCTGGATGACCTGGGAAATGCCAAGAGTCACCTCATGTCACTGTACAGCGCCTGTTCTTCCGAGGTGCCTGCCGGGCCCGTGGATCAGAAGTTCCAGTCCATAGTGATTGGCTGTGCTCTTGAAGAtcagaagaaaattaagagaagGCTAGAGACCCTGCTTAGGAACATTGAAAACTCTGACAAGGCCATCAAGCTGCTGGAGCATTCTAAAGGGGCTTCCAAAACCCTGCAGCAGAACACCGAGAGCAGGTTCAATTAG